Proteins encoded within one genomic window of Gadus chalcogrammus isolate NIFS_2021 chromosome 6, NIFS_Gcha_1.0, whole genome shotgun sequence:
- the znf366 gene encoding zinc finger protein 366 isoform X1 — MIDGWKRMDSSSPARSPPFRDDLRPAAQRGFYLSHSPLNIKPTNLSSPRYPDTSPSRYTFSRAFSPHRFASMFGSQDNHHDQKEGSQKRKKTPLKKDAGEGESIEREEEEETEREGAEAGSRKRIALLPHRPLSLTPPSVGQEAIPGMIDLNRLQLQSSLSRCGLRGPAPPVQVKEEPLSSPPPIWHPPPLFLHPPSPYFPPFHPSLLPFPFFLAGPIMHLSPGTMYPKQALKPGRRGPDGGPRGGSTTSAEKLGFNVQVDDSYYVDVGGDQKRWKCRMCEKSYTSKYNLITHILGHSGIKPHGCHLCGKLFKQLSHLHTHLLTHQGMRPHKCQVCHKAFTQTSHLKRHMMQHSDVKPYSCGVCGRGFAYPSELRSHELKHKKGQENVCVECGLDFPTLAQLKRHLTTHRGPTLYRCGECQKTFQYPSQLQNHMMKHKDIRPYICSECGMEFIQSHHLKQHTLTHKGVKEHKCRICGREFTLLANMKRHVLIHTNIRAYQCHMCFKSFVQKQTLKAHMIVHSDSKPYKCKLCGKEFNRMHNLMGHMHLHSDSKPFKCLYCPSKFTLKGNLTRHMKVKHGIMDRGLDQRLFRRRGRFCLPPPLGLLTRFNQEEPCDLSQKTPDPPGLHLAHSDGESLPGSSCQEEEEEEEEEEEEEGEEEEDGEEDGEEEEEERLYSPEVYQHRTELRYAPESESRRRPCRPDRGPRDALQQPCPHGTHDPRQEARTTPPPGSRCLDGRGPPCRSPAGTPTPSLDDHGSHSEAGDETETKYEVYGEEGSETPRWERGEEDVNPDLRVVGRQSRLEEWERRLCMIVEPSDRGREEGEEECEQEDA; from the exons ATGATAGATGGATG GAAGAGGATGGACAGTTCCTCCCCAGCAAGAAGTCCCCCTTTCAGAGATGACCTGCGGCCAGCGGCTCAGCGTGGTTTCTACTTAAGCCACTCTCCGCTCAACATTAAACCCACAAACCTCTCTTCTCCCAGATACCCTGACACATCCCCCAGCAGATACACCTTTAGCCGCGCTTTCAGCCCCCACAGGTTTGCCTCTATGTTTGGATCCCAAGACAATCATCACGATCAGAAGGAGGGATCGCAAAAACGCAAAAAAACACCTCTCAAAAAGGATGCAGGAGAAGGTGAATCcattgagagagaggaagaagaagagacagagagagagggtgctgAGGCTGGCAGTAGGAAGAGAATAGCCTTGCTGCCCCATCGACCCCTTTCCCTTACTCCTCCATCCGTCGGCCAGGAAGCCATCCCGGGCATGATCGATCTCAACCGACTGCAGCTCCAGAGTAGCCTGTCCAGGTGCGGCCTGCGCGGTCCTGCCCCACCTGTtcaggtgaaggaggagcccCTGTCTTCTCCCCCTCCAATATGGCACCCGCCTCCGCTCTTCCTCCATCCCCCTTCCCCATACTTCCCCCCTTTCCACCCCAGCCTGCTGCCCTTTCCTTTCTTCCTGGCGGGGCCCATCATGCACCTCTCCCCGGGAACCATGTACCCCAAGCAGGCCCTCAAACCTGGTCGCCGAGGCCCAGACGGAGGCCCGCGTGGAGGGAGCACGACCAGCGCAGAGAAGCTGGGCTTCAACGTCCAAGTGGACGACAGCTACTACGTGGACGTGGGCGGGGACCAGAAGCGGTGGAAGTGCCGCATGTGCGAGAAGTCGTACACCTCCAAGTACAACCTGATCACGCACATACTGGGCCATAGTGGCATCAAGCCCCACGGCTGCCACCTGTGCGGGAAGCTGTTCAAGCAGCTGAGCCATCTGCACACTCATTTGCTCACGCACCAGGGCATGAGGCCCCACAAGTGTCAGGTGTGCCACAAGGCCTTCACGCAGACCAGCCACCTGAAGAGGCACATGATGCAGCACAGCGACGTGAAGCCCTACAG CTGTGGTGTGTGCGGCCGGGGCTTCGCCTACCCCAGTGAGCTCCGCTCACATGAGCTGAAGCACAAGAAGGGCCAGGAGAACGTGTGCGTGGAGTGCGGCTTGGACTTCCCCACGTTGGCCCAGTTAAAGAGACACCTGACCACCCATCGCGGACCCACCCTGTACAG GTGTGGGGAATGCCAGAAAACCTTCCAGTACCCAAGCCAGCTTCAGAACCACATGATGAAACACAAAGACATCCGGCCGTACATCTGCAGCGAGTGCGGCATGGAGTTCATACAGTCCCACCACCttaaacaacacacactcactcataag GGGGTGAAGGAGCACAAGTGTCGGATCTGTGGTCGCGAGTTCACGTTGTTGGCCAACATGAAGCGCCATGTTCTTATCCACACCAACATCAGGGCGTACCAATGCCACATGTGCTTCAAGAGCTTTGTCCAGAAGCAGACGCTCAAGGCCCACATGATCGTCCACTCCGACAGCAAACCCTATAAGTGCAAG CTCTGCGGAAAGGAGTTCAACCGAATGCATAACCTAATGGGCCATATGCATCTCCACTCGGACAGCAAGCCCTTCAAATGCCTCTACTGCCCCAGCAAGTTCACCCTGAAGGGAAACCTGACTCGACACATGAAGGTCAAACACGGCATCATGGACCGAGGGCTGGACCAGAGAT TGTTCCGTCGCAGGGGGCGATTCTGTCTGCCCCCTCCCCTGGGTCTTCTGACCCGCTTCAACCAGGAGGAGCCCTGCGACCTGTCTCAGAAGACCCCCGACCCGCCAGGCCTCCACCTGGCCCACTCCGACGGAGAGAGCCTCCCCGGCAGCTcctgccaggaggaggaggaggaggaggaggaggaggaggaggaggagggggaagaggaggaggatggggaggaggatggggaggaggaagaggaggagcgctTGTACAGCCCTGAGGTGTACCAGCACCGCACGGAGCTCCGCTACGCTCCTGAGTCAGAATCACGCCGTCGGCCCTGCCGTCCCGACCGCGGACCACGGGACGCTCTGCAGCAGCCATGCCCGCACGGCACCCACGACCCCAGGCAGGAGGCCCGGACGACGCCTCCGCCTGGCAGCCGCTGCCTGGACGGACGAGGGCCACCGTGCAGGTCCCCCGCGGGGACGCCGACGCCTTCGCTGGACGACCACGGCTCCCACTCCGAGGCCGGAGACGAGACAGAAACAAAGTACGAGGTGTACGGCGAAGAGGGGAGTGAGACGCCGCGGTGGGAGCGAGGGGAGGAGGACGTGAACCCTGATCTCCGAGTGGTGGGGAGACAGAGCAGGTTAGAGGAATGGGAGAGGCGTCTCTGCATGATTGTTGAGCCCTCAGACAGgggaagagaagaaggagaggaggaatgtGAACAGGAAGATGCGTAG
- the smyd1b gene encoding LOW QUALITY PROTEIN: histone-lysine N-methyltransferase SMYD1b (The sequence of the model RefSeq protein was modified relative to this genomic sequence to represent the inferred CDS: inserted 1 base in 1 codon) → MEAIAIFDAPGKGRGLKATKEMWAGDVVFSEAGLAAVVFDSMAERICHSCFRSQPKLQRCGQCRFAHYCDRTCQRAGWAEHKDECGAIKTFGKAPNESVRLTARIVWRLDKEGSLVTDTQMTTVEDLEDHIFGMPDDDLQEIKVDIHNFLDYWPRNSKQHRVDDLSHIFGVVNCNGFTVSDQKGLQAVGVGLXPNLCLVNHDCWPNCTVILNHGNQSAVNTMFHSQPRIELRALGKISEGEELTVSYVDYLNVSEDRQKLLKAQYFFDCTCDHCKNHTKDDVKMAGKEVDGVKVPEEQVKEATDYCRVTLEKINKSRLSGDYHEVVVMCRDCMKRAEPVLAETHIYLLKLWSTLSEVQAYLQFVDDAADLSRKVVEGYNKIYHPNNAALGLATMRSGVSHWQAGLIDVGHGMICKAYAILMVTHGPTHPITQDLEAMRMQTEMEFRMFTQNEYVYHSMREAALKNRPMTMMNEPVSVQDGIKNLFHRRK, encoded by the exons ATGGAGGCCATCGCCATATTTGACGCACCAGGAAAAGGCCGGGGACTCAAGGCCACCAAGGAGATGTGGGCCGGCGACGTGGTGTTCTCAGAGGCCGGCCTCGCTGCCGTTGTATTCGACAG TATGGCGGAACGCATATGTCACAGCTGTTTCCGCAGCCAGCCCAAGCTTCAGCGGTGTGGTCAGTGCAGATTTGCGCACTACTGCGACCGCACATGCCAGCGCGCCGGCTGGGCAGAACACAAGGACGAATGCGGTGCCATCAAGACCTTCGGCAAAGCCCCAAATGAAAGCGTTCG GTTGACCGCGCGGATCGTATGGCGCCTGGACAAGGAGGGGAGCCTGGTGACCGACACACAGATGACCACCGTGGAAGACCTGGAGGACCACATCTTCGGCATGCCCGACGACGATCTCCAGGAGATCAAAGTGGACATCCACAACTTCCTGGACTACTGGCCGCGCAACAGCAAGCAGCACAGAGTCGACGACCTCTCACATATCTTTGGGGTG GTCAACTGCAACGGCTTCACAGTGAGCGATCAGAAGGGGCTTCAGGCGGTTGGGGTGGGCC TTCCCAACCTATGTCTGGTGAACCACGACTGCTGGCCCAACTGCACAGTGATTCTCAACCACGGCAA TCAATCGGCTGTGAATACTATGTTTCACTCTCAACCGAG GATCGAGCTGCGTGCCTTGGGTAAGATCTCCGAGGGAGAGGAGCTGACGGTGTCCTACGTGGACTACCTGAACGTGtcagaggacagacagaaacTGCTGAAAGCGCAGTACTTCTTTGACTGCACATGTGACCACTGCAAGAACCACACCAAAGATGACGTGAAGATGGCGGGCAAGGAGGTGGATGGCGTCAAG GTACCTGAAGAGCAGGTGAAGGAAGCAACAGATTATTGCCGTGTGACTCTGGAGAAGATTAACAAGTCTCGTTTGAGTGGCGACTATCATGAG GTGGTCGTCATGTGCAGAGACTGCATGAAAAGAGCAGAACCAGTGCTGGCCGAAACACACATCTACCTTCTGAAGCTATGGAGCACACTGAGCGAGGTGCAGGCCTATCTGCAGTTTGTTGATGATGCAGCAGACCTCTCCCGCAAAGTGGTTGAGGGCTACAA CAAAATCTACCACCCAAACAACGCTGCCCTGGGCTTGGCTACCATGAGATCTGGAGTCTCACACTGGCAGGCAGGGTTAATAGACGTTGGCCACGGGATGATCTGCAAGGCCTATGCAATTCTCATGGTCACCCATGGACCTACTCACCCCATCACTCAGGACCTAGAG GCAATGCGCATGCAGACAGAGATGGAGTTCAGGATGTTCACGCAGAACGAGTACGTCTACCATAGCATGAGAGAAGCAGCATTGAAGAACCGACCCATGACCATGATGAACGAACCCGTTTCTGTACAGGACGGAATCAAGAACCTCTTCCACAGGAGGAAGTGA
- the znf366 gene encoding zinc finger protein 366 isoform X2, translating into MDSSSPARSPPFRDDLRPAAQRGFYLSHSPLNIKPTNLSSPRYPDTSPSRYTFSRAFSPHRFASMFGSQDNHHDQKEGSQKRKKTPLKKDAGEGESIEREEEEETEREGAEAGSRKRIALLPHRPLSLTPPSVGQEAIPGMIDLNRLQLQSSLSRCGLRGPAPPVQVKEEPLSSPPPIWHPPPLFLHPPSPYFPPFHPSLLPFPFFLAGPIMHLSPGTMYPKQALKPGRRGPDGGPRGGSTTSAEKLGFNVQVDDSYYVDVGGDQKRWKCRMCEKSYTSKYNLITHILGHSGIKPHGCHLCGKLFKQLSHLHTHLLTHQGMRPHKCQVCHKAFTQTSHLKRHMMQHSDVKPYSCGVCGRGFAYPSELRSHELKHKKGQENVCVECGLDFPTLAQLKRHLTTHRGPTLYRCGECQKTFQYPSQLQNHMMKHKDIRPYICSECGMEFIQSHHLKQHTLTHKGVKEHKCRICGREFTLLANMKRHVLIHTNIRAYQCHMCFKSFVQKQTLKAHMIVHSDSKPYKCKLCGKEFNRMHNLMGHMHLHSDSKPFKCLYCPSKFTLKGNLTRHMKVKHGIMDRGLDQRLFRRRGRFCLPPPLGLLTRFNQEEPCDLSQKTPDPPGLHLAHSDGESLPGSSCQEEEEEEEEEEEEEGEEEEDGEEDGEEEEEERLYSPEVYQHRTELRYAPESESRRRPCRPDRGPRDALQQPCPHGTHDPRQEARTTPPPGSRCLDGRGPPCRSPAGTPTPSLDDHGSHSEAGDETETKYEVYGEEGSETPRWERGEEDVNPDLRVVGRQSRLEEWERRLCMIVEPSDRGREEGEEECEQEDA; encoded by the exons ATGGACAGTTCCTCCCCAGCAAGAAGTCCCCCTTTCAGAGATGACCTGCGGCCAGCGGCTCAGCGTGGTTTCTACTTAAGCCACTCTCCGCTCAACATTAAACCCACAAACCTCTCTTCTCCCAGATACCCTGACACATCCCCCAGCAGATACACCTTTAGCCGCGCTTTCAGCCCCCACAGGTTTGCCTCTATGTTTGGATCCCAAGACAATCATCACGATCAGAAGGAGGGATCGCAAAAACGCAAAAAAACACCTCTCAAAAAGGATGCAGGAGAAGGTGAATCcattgagagagaggaagaagaagagacagagagagagggtgctgAGGCTGGCAGTAGGAAGAGAATAGCCTTGCTGCCCCATCGACCCCTTTCCCTTACTCCTCCATCCGTCGGCCAGGAAGCCATCCCGGGCATGATCGATCTCAACCGACTGCAGCTCCAGAGTAGCCTGTCCAGGTGCGGCCTGCGCGGTCCTGCCCCACCTGTtcaggtgaaggaggagcccCTGTCTTCTCCCCCTCCAATATGGCACCCGCCTCCGCTCTTCCTCCATCCCCCTTCCCCATACTTCCCCCCTTTCCACCCCAGCCTGCTGCCCTTTCCTTTCTTCCTGGCGGGGCCCATCATGCACCTCTCCCCGGGAACCATGTACCCCAAGCAGGCCCTCAAACCTGGTCGCCGAGGCCCAGACGGAGGCCCGCGTGGAGGGAGCACGACCAGCGCAGAGAAGCTGGGCTTCAACGTCCAAGTGGACGACAGCTACTACGTGGACGTGGGCGGGGACCAGAAGCGGTGGAAGTGCCGCATGTGCGAGAAGTCGTACACCTCCAAGTACAACCTGATCACGCACATACTGGGCCATAGTGGCATCAAGCCCCACGGCTGCCACCTGTGCGGGAAGCTGTTCAAGCAGCTGAGCCATCTGCACACTCATTTGCTCACGCACCAGGGCATGAGGCCCCACAAGTGTCAGGTGTGCCACAAGGCCTTCACGCAGACCAGCCACCTGAAGAGGCACATGATGCAGCACAGCGACGTGAAGCCCTACAG CTGTGGTGTGTGCGGCCGGGGCTTCGCCTACCCCAGTGAGCTCCGCTCACATGAGCTGAAGCACAAGAAGGGCCAGGAGAACGTGTGCGTGGAGTGCGGCTTGGACTTCCCCACGTTGGCCCAGTTAAAGAGACACCTGACCACCCATCGCGGACCCACCCTGTACAG GTGTGGGGAATGCCAGAAAACCTTCCAGTACCCAAGCCAGCTTCAGAACCACATGATGAAACACAAAGACATCCGGCCGTACATCTGCAGCGAGTGCGGCATGGAGTTCATACAGTCCCACCACCttaaacaacacacactcactcataag GGGGTGAAGGAGCACAAGTGTCGGATCTGTGGTCGCGAGTTCACGTTGTTGGCCAACATGAAGCGCCATGTTCTTATCCACACCAACATCAGGGCGTACCAATGCCACATGTGCTTCAAGAGCTTTGTCCAGAAGCAGACGCTCAAGGCCCACATGATCGTCCACTCCGACAGCAAACCCTATAAGTGCAAG CTCTGCGGAAAGGAGTTCAACCGAATGCATAACCTAATGGGCCATATGCATCTCCACTCGGACAGCAAGCCCTTCAAATGCCTCTACTGCCCCAGCAAGTTCACCCTGAAGGGAAACCTGACTCGACACATGAAGGTCAAACACGGCATCATGGACCGAGGGCTGGACCAGAGAT TGTTCCGTCGCAGGGGGCGATTCTGTCTGCCCCCTCCCCTGGGTCTTCTGACCCGCTTCAACCAGGAGGAGCCCTGCGACCTGTCTCAGAAGACCCCCGACCCGCCAGGCCTCCACCTGGCCCACTCCGACGGAGAGAGCCTCCCCGGCAGCTcctgccaggaggaggaggaggaggaggaggaggaggaggaggaggagggggaagaggaggaggatggggaggaggatggggaggaggaagaggaggagcgctTGTACAGCCCTGAGGTGTACCAGCACCGCACGGAGCTCCGCTACGCTCCTGAGTCAGAATCACGCCGTCGGCCCTGCCGTCCCGACCGCGGACCACGGGACGCTCTGCAGCAGCCATGCCCGCACGGCACCCACGACCCCAGGCAGGAGGCCCGGACGACGCCTCCGCCTGGCAGCCGCTGCCTGGACGGACGAGGGCCACCGTGCAGGTCCCCCGCGGGGACGCCGACGCCTTCGCTGGACGACCACGGCTCCCACTCCGAGGCCGGAGACGAGACAGAAACAAAGTACGAGGTGTACGGCGAAGAGGGGAGTGAGACGCCGCGGTGGGAGCGAGGGGAGGAGGACGTGAACCCTGATCTCCGAGTGGTGGGGAGACAGAGCAGGTTAGAGGAATGGGAGAGGCGTCTCTGCATGATTGTTGAGCCCTCAGACAGgggaagagaagaaggagaggaggaatgtGAACAGGAAGATGCGTAG
- the LOC130384040 gene encoding fatty acid-binding protein, liver-type — protein MSFTGKYQLESQENFESFMKAIGLPDELIQKGKDIKSLSEIEENGDNFKVTVTTGTKVLVNTFIVGQEADLETVTGEKIKAVVKREGNKLKVSLKGIESVTELVDANTIVNTMTLGGIVYKRISKRV, from the exons ATGTCTTTCACTGGAAAATACCAACTTGAGTCCCAGGAGAACTTTGAGTCTTTCATGAAGGCAATTG GTCTCCCTGATGAGCTCATCCAGAAAGGCAAGGACATCAAGAGTCTTTCTGAAATTGAAGAAAATGGCGACAATTTCAAAGTGACAGTCACCACCGGCACTAAGGTCCTCGTCAACACTTTCATCGTCGGACAGGAAGCTGACCTTGAAACCGTCACCGGCGAGAAGATTAAG GCTGTGGTCAAGCGTGAAGGAAACAAGCTGAAGGTCTCCCTCAAGGGAATCGAGTCTGTCACAGAATTGGTTGATGCCAACACTATTGTTAAT ACCATGACTCTTGGTGGCATTGTTTACAAGAGGATTAGCAAACGTGTATAA
- the LOC130384039 gene encoding isotocin-neurophysin IT 1-like — MTGAAVSVSLLFLLSACSACYISNCPIGGKRSLMDAPQRKCMPCGPGDRGRCFGPSICCGEGLGCLLGSPETLHCAEENYLLTPCQAGGKPCGSEGGHCAASGLCCDAESCTTDQSCVTEEDGYDPTGLLESSDSNQIFLRLMHLAGHALPHRIHQ; from the exons ATGACCGGAGCAGCTGTTTCAGTGTCCCTGCTTTTCCTGCTGTCGGCGTGCTCTGCATGCTACATCTCCAACTGCCCCATCGGAGGGAAGAGATCCCTGATGGACGCCCCGCAACGCAAG TGCATGCCCTGTGGCCCCGGGGACAGGGGCCGCTGCTTCGGCCCCAGCATCTGCTGCGGTGAGGGCCTGGGCTGCCTCCTGGGCTCCCCGGAGACGCTCCACTGTGCGGAGGAGAACTACCTGCTGACCCCCTGCCAGGCGGGAGGGAAACCCTGCGGCTCCGAGGGCGGACACTGCGCCGCCTCTGGCCTCTGCTGCGATGCAG AGAGCTGCACAACTGACCAATCCTGTGTCACCGAAGAGGATGGCTACGATCCAACCGGACTATTGGAGAGCAGCGACTCCAATCAAATCTTCCTCAGGCTCATGCATTTGGCCGGCCACGCCCTACCCCATCGAATCCACCAATGA